In Acomys russatus chromosome 28, mAcoRus1.1, whole genome shotgun sequence, the genomic window cagctccttcccacctcccttctactccctttttgtctctcataaaagaaacatgtttCTAAGGGATATTAGTGAAATATagtaaggtaaaacaaaaattaacatatCTGAAttggacaaaataaacagaagggaaagagcctaggggaaggcacaagaatcagagacccattcatttgcacactcaggactCCCATTTAAAAGCTGGaagccaagccaggtgtggtggtgtatgtcttgtaatcccagcactggggaggcagaggaacttggatctctgtgagttcaaggccagcctagtctacaatgcgagtccaggacagccaaggctacgcagagaaaccctgtcttgaaaagcaaacaagcaaaaatatggAAACCATAATGTAAGCATAGACCACCATAATGTAAGCAAGACTATTTCCCACCTTTTTTCCTATCAGATTCActatatctagttttatgttgatgtctctgctacatttggagttgagttttgtgcaggctgATGAGCGTGAGTATGTTTGGGTTCTTCTTCATGCAGCCATCTTGCTTGACCAGCACTAtctgttgaagatgttttcttttatcgGTTTCGtattttttggcttctttgtcaaaaatcaagtgtccataggtggagtagtttgaataggtatggtccCCGTGAACTTATTTTAATGCTTGGCCCTTAGggtgtggcactattaggaggtgtggccttgttggaggaagtgtgtcactgtgggggtaaGTTTTGAAGTCTCCAATGCTCAAGCTATACCCAGTATGGACgcagtctcctgctgctgtctgtggatcaagatgtagaactctcagctccttctccagcgccatgtctgcctgcgcgctgccacgcttcctgccatgatggtaatgggctaaacctctgaaattataagcCTGCCTCAATTAAATGTGGTCCTGGTGTCTCATCGTTTGTAATCAGtagggcatttaaaaatcaacaaagcaagagaacagtataacaaggaaatacaaacagttctgtataacctacaataaagcatacagcaaaaataatTGATTTCCAAGCAGTGGTCAACATGATCTGATTATtacttcttaaacaatacttgggaaagtttaatcatcaATTTCCCCaagctaaagccattgtgtttacatgattgtcatagcaacatagcttgagctaaatattctctaataaagaaaaaacttaacatactcccagtcccaaaccaacaggtgtgctatctaaGCATAGTCTAACTGCCAAGGAgtcctctattataaaatatctgtaaagcatgatgttccaagcccaccttctattgctctcaaagcagactttaaagaaacttttctgcagctaacagtatctagccaggtactgttatgccAAGTTCTAACTTTCCTTCAAGCAGTTTTTGCttggtgctcacagtcagagccaaGCACACTCATTTTCCCAAGCCTTTGGCCAGTTGCCTTCTGTCAATAGTCTCTGTGGGGAAAAGTTTTCCCTCTGAATTTCGTTAGGGCTAAGAAATAGAAAgccagttttagaagaaaaagatttcaaagtagttttaaggcaaaattacacctgggcCATTCATAATATTTAAGGGTAGTGGTGAttagccagagatctttggaactttgtcaaacaaagcctcaacagctgttctggatgtctagagatcatgctggacagtcagaggtctctggaacaTTGTCAAGCAAGGCCTCTGTGACTTGTCCTTATGTTTCTGGcagtgtattcattttcattcagttctagaaagtctttaatttctgtctGGACCCATTTTTCAATCAGTAGagagagtttttcagttttcatgagtttgtgacctttagttgtttctgttgttgatatccagaaTTAATCCAAgatggtcagataggatgcagggagttatttcaattttcttgtacctGTTGAGATTGCTGCGTGTCCAAATACGTGGTTAGTTTTGGAGActgttccatgaggtgctgaggaggtatattcttttgtgtttgggtgaaattttctAAAACTGTTAGGTCCGTTTGGTTTATAACTTGTTAGCTTCtatgtttttctgtttagttcttgtCTTTATGATCTGCCTATTGTCAAAAGTGAGGTATTGGGTCTcgcactatcagtgtgtgagatCCAACATGTGGCTTACATTGTAATAGTGATTCTTTTATAAACTAGGGTTAAATCCCTCAGAACATGTGGTCCTCAGGGCTCCGCTACTCTGAGACAAACCCATGGTGGTTGTCCTAACCAGTGGGCTGCATTCCATGAGTCCTAGAGCTGTTTGGCTGTTTCTTCTGCACAGGCCCcgacagtttgtgtgtgtgtgtttgtgtgtgtgtgtgtgtgtgtgtgtttgtgtgtgtctgtgtttgtgagtATGCAAATTCCACAGTGTGTACAACTTGAAGAAGTTGGATCTCACTTTTGCATGAATCCCAGGGCTTGGATTctggtcgtcaggcttggcataAGCACAGTTATCCTTTAAATGATGTTACTGCCCCACACACTGTGTTGCTCTTAGAGTTTTAACTTGTAACTTTCAACCTTGGAATGTGTCACATATGCTTACATCTGAGGTTAGATAGAAACTATTTTCTTATTGGATCCCTGTTCTTAGGACATTTTCAAGGTGATACATTtataaatgtcaaaaaaaaaaatagtgcataTCTTAACAGGTGTAAATACAAACTACATTTGCTAGATATTAGAGAAATGGGACTAGACAGTAGATTGCACTGAAGTTCGTATTATGGGAAATGACAGTGTTGCAAATTTTGTTCTCGCataattatttttgcttattagttaattttcttaCTCAGGGATATGAATCTTATTTCCTATATGCTTTAAGATGATTAGatatgtttttgttgtcttttcccCCCATGTGGTCACTGTGAATTCTCATACTGATTCTTTGGTATTTTATTGACTTTTGAtagctttttgcttgtttgtttgtttttttacattccttaatttttatatattaatatgtctCTATACATTCTCTAGAGAAGGGTTTTTCCTCCATGAGGAAATTCTAATCTTATATCCAAAGATTatttggctatttttttaaagtttcaccTATATGGTCAGGCTCTAAAGATGCCTACATAGCCTAAAGCTGTGCTTCTTACTCTGTGGGTCTCAATCCCTTTGgaggttgaacaaccctttcacaggggttgcacatcagatgtttatattatgattaataacactagcaaaattacaattatgaagtcacaatgaaataattttgtggttgggggtcatcaaaacttgaggaactgttttaaagggttgcagtattaggaaggttgaacaAGATTAGTCTAAAATGAATATAATCTCATTGTCCTCCTATGATGGcctcatctttgtgtgtgtgtgtgtgtgtgtgtctatgtgtgtagtCACTAAACATGCACCCAGGCACATGAATGTATAGACACACAAATAACCAAAACCCTGTTATTTAGCACACCTTCTATAATTCCACCAGAAACATCTTTAGGAAAGTTGTAGTAGGTCCTtacctttgagttcaaggcctgcccacTTGTTAccacaaaaacaggaaaagaggacACAAAAATAAGCCTTTGAAGCTATACTAAATTATATCTTAGTATATACTCTCATATATGTGCTCGTACATGCTCCTGTTATGACACATACTTACTCATATATGCAATCTGTTATTTAGGGGaagattttaaaatctattcatgAGAGTTTTCTCTCCTATTTGGTATTATGACCTTGTAATCCTAGTATGGTATTGGCCTTATAGGGtcaaaattgttttgttttgctttattatacaacccaggaccacctgcccagaacTGATAATGTCTACCATGGATCAGGCCCTCTTATATcaatcataaatcaagaaaattcctcacaTACTTGGCTATAGTTCAATATGATAGACTTTTTTCCccattgagattccctcttcccagatgaccctgctGGCTTATATCAAGTtcacaaaaacagaacaaccaaAACCTCTCAAACAAACCAGTGcagtgggtgtgtctgtgggtacctccagaggccagaagagtgggTCCTATCTCTTGGAGCTGAAATTACCAGTGGGTTGAGCAGCTtggcatgagtgctgggaactcagcaagtgctctcagctgctgatcTTACTCCTTAGCAAACCGTTGACGTCACTTTTCATTAAAAGttacaaacaacaaaatggaaagagCTTGGGCTTGTTATTTCTCTTTCAGAATGTTATTCCTTGCTTTAGGTATGCCAGcgttttggctggcttgatcttgtgcaagtAACCAGAGATGCTGTGAGTTCACAAGTGCAGTGGCCATGCTGTGTTCAGAAGTCAGCATTTCCTAGCACTCTGGTCCATTTTCTGAGTCTTGCGTATGGGAGGACTGAGAAAAATGTTCTGTTTAGGGCTGAAATTCacagtagtctctctctctctctctctctctctctctctctctctctctctctctctctctctttctttctttcttttttttaaactcaagatCTTactacagctctggctgttctggaatttgctATTAGATCAGGCCAATATTAGTtttgcagagatccaccttcctctgcctcctgagtattgggattaaaggcatgtaccaccatgcttggcacagTCAGACTTGATAAGAAAGAATTTATCCAGATTTCATTGGGGTTTTGATTAGAGAACATCTCTTAAGTATGTTAGAAATAGGCAAAAAGTTGGAAAGATACTAGGAgtatttaaaatcttcttttgttgttataAAGCATTGCATGGTACAAGTTAAGCTGGTTGTTTCTAATCCAGTGAATATCCTCAGTCTTCATAATTAGCAACTATTGACAAATAGATATTTCTAATAGCTACACAGGCTCCCTAGAGCTGGTATCTACTCTAATGGGTAAAGGGGATTCCAAATTAATAAAGATGCAGTGTATAGAGAGTATTGAGGCTAGCATCACAACAGACGGTCATGTTCTGGTGTTCATTTATCATATAGTTCCATACTAGCACGCAcagtgtgtggctgtgtgagtGTTAGAACAAACAGTAAATGTGTATTTACTATTTGTAGAACATAATGTATAAGCAATATATGAAGAACAAAGTGTGAAGTGAAGGAATCAATTCACATTGTGTTTCTAGTGTTTTCACAAGTAGTCTTGTAAATATATGTGGATCGTTTTAGGAGCCAGTGACGTTTGAGGATGTGGCTGTGAACTTCACCTTAggagagtgggctttgctggattcTTACCAAAAGGAGCTCTACAGAGATGTGATGAAGGAGACCTTTAGCAACCTGATCTCCATAGGTAAAAAATACAGCatgatatttttccttgttcactCAGAGAAATAAGTGTTTCTTGCTCATCTGTGGAGTGCATAGTTTGAAATACTGAACGATGTAGGGGAATATTATATACAGGGGTGAGAGGAGCATTAGAATGGAATGATTTTTACTGTACTGTTGAGTAATACTTTCTTTGGGTTTACCTTTCAGGGAAAACCGAGGAAGAAAATATTGAAGAGTACCAAAATATTAGGAGAAATCTGAGGTAATTTATAATTGAAGAAAATGTAGGAAATCTGAGACCCAAGTAAATAATCCAGATTTACAGATAAATGTAAATTGATGTATTCTAAAACTTCAAGGAGCGTGAACATTCACAATTGGGAGATCCCAACCCTGTAATATAATCTTGTACAATGCCATGCAACTTTAagttatatgaaatattttccaATTCTCTCATTacacaaaatgttttgtttgtggacaaaattatttaatatacttTTGTCAAGTTACCTTTAAACTTTGAATAAGACGTATATGTATGTTTGGGATATATTCTGACCCATCTTCAATAAATCGTATTAAAAGTATTTGGCTATCTCAATTCCATAAAAGCCTGACCCACACCATTTTGCATAGGGAATATTCAACTTTGGTGCCTTTGGGAAAGACCATGTTTGCCAACTATGTGCCAATATGATATaggaaaatttaaagaacaaaacatgaAGTGAGCTTAACAATAACACAATGTATCTGCAATGTGTTCTCACCATTCTTTTTGTAAATGTTTGTATATTATTTGAGAAGACAGCAGTGATATTAGAGAAACTAAGAAGACTGTGCTGTTCTCCTGGCCTATGGCTCAGTGTTCAATCCTGTTAGGTCCATACATTCTGTGGCAATAAAGTCAACGCTCCTTTTTGTTCCCCTTAGGATGaagtctttcttgttttttgtttgtttgtttatttgttttggggtttttgtttttgttctttgagacagggtttctctgtgtagccttggctgtccgggactcactttgtagaccagactggacttgaactcacagcgatcctcctgcttctgcctccggagtgctgggattaaaggcgtgcgccaccacacccagcaggatGACGTCTTCCTGGCGgttcctctgcccctgcctcctaaatATTGCAGTAACAAGCGCAGGCTCACTTACCCAGCCTCCAACACTTCTCTTGGCTAGCCATAAAACTATagtaatattctttttaatttttatttttttttgcagcaCTCATGCGGTTGAAAAACTCTATGAGTTTGAACATGGTATTCAGTATGGAGAAACCCACCAACAGATTCAAGCGCGCATTGTTAATGAGTACATGCCTCCTGGAATAGTAGTGTATGAAAACAGTGTGTCTGAAAATGATGTCATTGGCCTTTCACAGTCAGAGATGCACCTCGGAAGTCCAATTATAGGCAAACCGTATAAAGATCAGGGATGTGTGGGAAAGCCCTTTAAGCCTAAGAAATGCTGGAAAGATCTTACTTATTCTGAGTCCTTTCTTACCCATGAGAATCCTTCCAGAGAGAAACCCGATGGAAATAAACAATCTAATGAGCCCCGCAGGAGCCTCACTTCTGATCAAGGTTATGAGACAACTCATGCTGGAGACAATCTCCGTGAATATAAGCAACTTGAAACTGCTCTCATGGCGTGCGGTTATGTGCAGTCATATGAAAGAATCCAAGCTGGAGAAACACCGTTTGTGTGTAAGCAGTGTGGAGAGGCCTTCATTAATTCCAGTCTTCTTGTCAAACACCATAAAATTCATACTAGAGAGAAGACTTTTGCATGCAAGTACTGTGGAAAAGCTTTCATCCATCTGCGAGCATGTTATAATCATGAGCGCACTCACACCGGGGACAGACCTTATGTGTGTAAAcaatgtgggaaagcctgtaTTCATTCCTACCACCTTCTCCAGCATGAAAGAAGTCATACCCGAGAAAAACTTTATGCATGTAAGCAGTGTGGGAAAGTATTTGGGCGTTCTTCATACCTTCGCAAACACGAGAGAATTCACACTGGGGAGAAACCTTATTTGTGTAAGCACTGTGGAAAAGCATTCAGTGATCCCACAACCCGTAATAATCACGAGAGAACTCACACTGGGGAGAAACACTATGTTTGTAAGCAGTGCGGGAAAGCCTTCATTCGTTCTTCTCAGCTTCTCATCCATGagagaattcacactggagagaagccttacTCATGTAAAcactgtgggaaagccttcaccTATTCCAGTGCGTGTTACATTCATGagagaattcacactggagagaaaccctacgtTTGTAAGCAGTGCGGGAAAGCGTTTACGTGTTCCACGTACCTTCACAAGCATGagagaattcacactggagagaaaccttattcGTGCAaacagtgtgggaaagccttcatcCAGCACAGGGCTTGTTACAATCATGAGAGAATTCACAGTGGAGAGAAACcatacgtgtgtgtgcagtgtgggcATGCATTCACTTTCTCAAAATCCCTTCAAATACATGAGAGAAACCACACCGGAGAGAAGCCATACGTGTGTAAGCAGTGTGGCAAAGCATTCACATGCTCTACATATCTTCACCAACATGAAAGAACTCATAATGAAAAGAAATCCAGTGGTTAGAGCTTACACCAATGTAAATCGTAGGAGAGTCTTTGTATCCAGCTTACTTTTCTTGCAGGGAATGAAGGAAGACTGGAGAGAAACCGAGAGCATTAAGACCAGCAGTCATGTAACTTTTACTTATATGTCTAAGAACACATAGGGATGAAACCTGTTCTTGTACTAGGCTTATAGGTGCAAGCCTTTTATCCAACGCTAGGGCAATGGAGGGTTAGGGGACTATAACCTGAAGTTCACAGAGTAGGTTTGAACACTACTTGGGAGATTGAAGAGGAACCACTTCAAACCAAATGAAACCGTCATtgtgaaaagtaaaagaaaactgtATGTTTCAAATTAGAGCCATTAAATTTTCTCATGTAGTTGAATATTGTATTAAGCGAGAAACGTCAAGAACCAAacgcaactttttttttttttttttggtagaataATACTGAAAACCCGAAATAcactaaaaattttattttttacttttgtccCATTCTTACGCATAGTCAAGAACTCTTGActtaagttttttggttttttttattttttgattttgtttttagcatGGTTTGACAAAATCACTTTAGCATTATTTCACCTGCATGCTCCCTTTGATGGCTGGAAAGCTAGACCAGACAAGAACTTGCACCCATAGTTAAAGGGACCAGGACGTTCTGCAAGGAACAGAAGTAACAACGGTTAAAAAACTACATAAATTTTGGTGATAAAAGTCTGTTTGGTAAATTAATTGAATTGCAGTTTAATGCTATCTTTAAATCAAGTAATACAGTTTCTTTTGGTAGAAAGCTGTATTGGAACTATTGAATTCAGATGCATTTGTAATCAACCAATGTGCTTAATTTTTAGGTGCATTTTGATTAATCATGTTTCCTGTGAA contains:
- the LOC127211014 gene encoding zinc finger protein 709-like — protein: MEPVTFEDVAVNFTLGEWALLDSYQKELYRDVMKETFSNLISIGKTEEENIEEYQNIRRNLSTHAVEKLYEFEHGIQYGETHQQIQARIVNEYMPPGIVVYENSVSENDVIGLSQSEMHLGSPIIGKPYKDQGCVGKPFKPKKCWKDLTYSESFLTHENPSREKPDGNKQSNEPRRSLTSDQGYETTHAGDNLREYKQLETALMACGYVQSYERIQAGETPFVCKQCGEAFINSSLLVKHHKIHTREKTFACKYCGKAFIHLRACYNHERTHTGDRPYVCKQCGKACIHSYHLLQHERSHTREKLYACKQCGKVFGRSSYLRKHERIHTGEKPYLCKHCGKAFSDPTTRNNHERTHTGEKHYVCKQCGKAFIRSSQLLIHERIHTGEKPYSCKHCGKAFTYSSACYIHERIHTGEKPYVCKQCGKAFTCSTYLHKHERIHTGEKPYSCKQCGKAFIQHRACYNHERIHSGEKPYVCVQCGHAFTFSKSLQIHERNHTGEKPYVCKQCGKAFTCSTYLHQHERTHNEKKSSG